The following proteins come from a genomic window of Deltaproteobacteria bacterium:
- a CDS encoding DUF4175 family protein, producing MPTFESIRRTLSSLQNSLRTHLIREAGLLGLGLLFLVSAFAVLFTHLGLSAAKSLLLATLSIPLGGYFWFRYRKPEIDRLESVLETARFAQILEPSLGTGPSSAVEFSEELVSATTNAQFSESLARAHVEQTAHKLSQVSLEERVSDYLGGLYRWAPLACGAALLVSAALITNLDAGRTRLVQHLSGDATIQISELPLVGDMRLTYNYPSYTGLSPRVIEGSDGRIETLRATQVLFEAVADEPVEAASLVLLNTAGKPIRTVPATIKNERQLQAQFSVMENGRYHVALTSAEGDQKRGRREYPIVVQADAHPTISMDTPASDVEIKQTESVQVLWRARDDFAVSEVALIVESSTGAETGIRTVLAGPKQKAKAREGRYTYRPGKEALGSDDGVVIYLEAIDNDPVTGPKRTTSARRKITIFSARRNHARVQAQLQGALDKLVDLLASELVSFAAASQPAGKNMETLVADQKTGFVLLQTVYADLTKLAADLSADTLSAPDTIAAFKNTQERVAQALSARENAIKRQEHVSSIRSALNLVTTTQSRFIPKLENDIAYLDDLLALGRIQDLKQTAADLLSNQKELQGLLDAFRNTQDPKLKQELEARIESLRKQMLELLNRMSQIKKTLPGEYRNMESASMLKVDDQLGRLEEMLKSGDLEGAAQELEQLANMIEQMVESIDDAGESYGGEKYDELRENMEKFAQEFEGLEQQQKALKTRTDEMVERYRERAMKKAGKNPDALSEKLLGLIVTAQGEVDFLATKEFLSAFAQRQLTGLRERLMDLQLLIEQKDFSESLKLSGSALQYANNLRTRISRQTQGRNVLPEQESRKLTASGKKLVETVQEIRELLEELFPDPEDVLTQDEMQDLQQMAQKQDELHEQAGEVGQRMQELAQEVPLFGSEPMQMLQAARQEMKASGNKTREGQLPQASHHGERALEQLKKMRQAFEQSSQGQGQGIPLPLSSQMKKNNQKGQGRKMRSEDVELPGADTKAGGPSFREELLDAAKQDAPQNYEEAVRKYYQELIK from the coding sequence GTGCCCACATTTGAATCCATCCGGCGAACGCTTTCGTCGCTACAAAATTCTTTACGGACTCATTTAATCCGCGAAGCTGGACTCTTAGGGCTGGGCTTACTATTTTTAGTGAGCGCTTTTGCCGTTTTATTCACGCACCTGGGATTGTCGGCAGCCAAATCTTTGCTCTTAGCAACTCTTTCTATACCGCTGGGCGGATATTTTTGGTTTAGATACCGCAAACCTGAAATCGACCGGCTTGAGAGTGTTTTAGAAACTGCTCGGTTTGCCCAAATACTTGAGCCAAGCCTCGGAACAGGGCCAAGCAGCGCCGTTGAATTCTCGGAAGAACTTGTTTCCGCAACAACCAACGCTCAGTTTTCCGAATCTTTAGCGCGGGCACACGTGGAACAAACTGCTCATAAACTGAGCCAGGTTTCTCTTGAGGAACGTGTAAGCGATTATTTGGGAGGCCTTTATCGCTGGGCCCCTCTGGCCTGCGGCGCCGCACTTTTAGTCTCTGCCGCTTTAATCACCAATCTCGACGCGGGGCGCACTCGACTCGTTCAGCACCTCTCGGGCGATGCTACCATTCAGATCAGCGAGCTTCCGTTGGTTGGTGACATGCGGCTCACCTACAATTACCCCTCTTACACGGGGCTTAGCCCCCGGGTCATCGAAGGCAGCGACGGAAGAATCGAAACACTTCGCGCCACCCAAGTACTTTTTGAAGCTGTGGCGGATGAACCCGTTGAAGCCGCGTCTCTTGTGCTCTTAAATACAGCCGGGAAGCCCATCCGCACGGTTCCAGCAACCATTAAAAACGAACGACAACTCCAAGCGCAGTTCTCAGTGATGGAGAATGGGCGCTATCATGTCGCGCTCACCAGCGCCGAAGGTGACCAAAAGCGCGGCCGCCGAGAGTATCCCATTGTGGTTCAGGCGGATGCTCATCCCACCATCAGCATGGATACGCCCGCCTCCGATGTAGAGATCAAGCAAACCGAATCGGTTCAGGTTCTTTGGAGAGCTCGCGACGATTTTGCCGTCAGTGAGGTCGCCCTTATTGTGGAGAGCAGCACCGGCGCCGAGACGGGCATCCGCACTGTTCTCGCTGGACCGAAACAAAAGGCCAAGGCTCGAGAAGGCCGCTACACTTACCGTCCCGGCAAAGAGGCCCTCGGATCTGATGATGGGGTGGTGATTTACCTCGAAGCCATCGACAACGACCCTGTCACCGGGCCCAAGCGAACCACATCCGCTCGCCGCAAAATCACCATTTTCAGCGCGCGCAGAAACCACGCTCGGGTTCAGGCCCAGCTTCAAGGTGCGCTCGACAAACTTGTCGACTTACTTGCCTCCGAGCTCGTTTCTTTTGCAGCGGCCAGTCAGCCGGCCGGGAAAAACATGGAGACTTTGGTCGCCGACCAAAAAACAGGCTTTGTCTTACTCCAAACCGTTTACGCAGATCTCACCAAGCTCGCCGCTGACCTCAGCGCAGATACACTCTCAGCGCCTGACACCATTGCAGCCTTTAAAAACACTCAAGAGCGAGTCGCCCAGGCCCTTAGCGCCAGAGAAAACGCAATCAAACGCCAAGAGCACGTCAGTTCAATACGCAGTGCTTTGAATCTGGTCACCACCACCCAAAGCCGGTTCATACCGAAGCTTGAGAACGACATCGCTTACCTCGATGACCTTCTCGCCTTGGGCCGAATCCAAGACCTTAAGCAAACCGCCGCAGACCTCTTGTCCAACCAAAAAGAGCTTCAAGGGCTTCTCGATGCGTTTCGAAACACCCAAGACCCCAAACTCAAGCAGGAACTTGAGGCGCGAATCGAAAGCCTGCGCAAGCAGATGCTAGAGCTCTTAAACCGGATGAGTCAGATCAAGAAAACTCTACCCGGCGAGTACCGCAACATGGAATCGGCTTCTATGCTCAAGGTCGATGACCAATTGGGGCGCCTCGAGGAGATGCTCAAATCTGGCGATTTAGAAGGCGCCGCTCAAGAGCTTGAGCAGCTTGCGAATATGATCGAGCAGATGGTCGAATCCATCGACGATGCCGGAGAGAGCTACGGCGGTGAGAAGTATGACGAGCTTCGCGAAAACATGGAAAAATTCGCGCAAGAGTTCGAAGGGCTTGAGCAACAACAAAAAGCTCTGAAGACCCGGACCGACGAGATGGTGGAACGCTACCGCGAGCGCGCCATGAAAAAGGCTGGTAAAAACCCAGACGCACTCTCCGAGAAATTGCTCGGGCTGATTGTCACCGCGCAAGGTGAGGTCGACTTTCTCGCCACCAAAGAGTTCCTCTCCGCCTTTGCTCAGCGACAACTTACCGGCCTTCGAGAGCGGCTCATGGATCTCCAACTGCTGATTGAGCAAAAAGACTTTTCTGAGAGCCTCAAGCTTTCTGGAAGCGCCCTGCAATATGCAAACAACTTGCGAACCCGCATAAGCCGGCAGACCCAAGGGCGAAACGTTCTTCCTGAACAAGAAAGCCGCAAGCTAACTGCTTCTGGTAAAAAGCTTGTCGAAACAGTGCAAGAGATCAGGGAGCTTCTCGAAGAGCTTTTCCCAGACCCCGAAGACGTGCTCACCCAAGACGAGATGCAAGATTTGCAACAAATGGCCCAAAAGCAGGACGAGCTCCATGAGCAAGCCGGCGAGGTGGGCCAGCGCATGCAAGAGCTCGCCCAAGAAGTCCCGCTCTTTGGTAGCGAGCCAATGCAAATGCTTCAGGCAGCTCGTCAAGAAATGAAAGCCTCCGGTAACAAGACCCGGGAAGGACAACTCCCACAGGCATCCCACCACGGTGAACGGGCGCTCGAACAACTCAAGAAAATGCGGCAGGCATTTGAACAATCTTCACAAGGCCAAGGACAGGGCATTCCGCTGCCACTTAGCAGCCAGATGAAGAAAAATAATCAAAAAGGGCAAGGCCGAAAAATGCGCTCTGAAGACGTTGAGCTTCCAGGAGCCGACACCAAGGCCGGCGGACCATCCTTCCGGGAAGAGCTCTTGGACGCCGCGAAACAAGACGCTCCGCAAAACTACGAGGAAGCTGTTCGTAAATATTACCAGGAGCTCATTAAATGA
- a CDS encoding PAS domain S-box protein — protein sequence MKDDGGAVLAAIDEALSETVRLEDSLADFLEVLRNYCGSEVAAIYLVPPGERGLGSARMTAISGAGFKRQEYMVLPSALISALSHAPDAIHRVGDDAASVVSMQSVLPLLRGRLRSGFVLAMRLGDRVTGVLLLGDQVSRRLRPGERELLGRVARSLALSVNRKMAYELLANTRLITAVEFAGEAIEIRDAQGRLEYVNPAFEKITGFHAADVLGSLHTDFLRREPADIAQQRDLKTTVERGDVWRGKLVGVCENGSFWHQGVTESPVFGPDGRISHFVSVKRDISERVHAEQAVRTNERKLSATLDSMGDGLIVTDLSGAVVRMNPAAEELAGMKADDCRGKQVVEALNFAGYPKTEEEASIPQGSVVLRSPQGDERPVVVSSAPVIGRGGHEEGHVLMLRDVSSQQAAMNALMQSQRDFRELIVRSPDGVAISRDGCWVFVNPAFATALGYSSAQELVGTPMAKSILPDDIDKFSRVGVEGADVAVEARLIRKDGQQATFEISPPRDVEYEGSTAWIYFARDVTARKEMESQLMLADRMVSVGTMAAGVAHEVNNPLAYVMANLAFVQEEFEKIKLTMPHDAADKIEMALAESCEGAERVRLIVRDLKHFTRGDEERLEPVNIQEVLNSSINVAWNEIRHRGNLVKTFEKIPDVLGNKARMGQLFLNLLINAAQALDIEHSQTHEIHVSTSISDNSMVLVVIRDSGPGIEPAIRERIFDPFFTTKAVGEGTGLGLSICHNIVTSMGGNIGFNTRVQKGTEVWVELPAHAVAIQGGARLASDGVVQAAADVRARILVADDEPPVARALKRALAQHDVVVVNNGKDALEAWAKEPFDVMFCDVMMPGLMGMDIYEALKERGDGYHERIIFMSGGAFTPEAQNFLTAVENPSIEKPFDLKQVKSLALEVASRR from the coding sequence TTGAAGGACGACGGTGGCGCAGTTCTCGCGGCCATTGATGAGGCGCTAAGCGAGACAGTTCGCCTTGAAGATTCATTGGCAGACTTCCTTGAAGTGTTGCGCAATTATTGCGGCTCGGAAGTTGCGGCGATTTATCTGGTCCCACCAGGTGAGCGCGGTCTGGGCTCTGCTCGAATGACGGCAATTTCTGGTGCCGGATTCAAGCGTCAAGAATATATGGTTTTGCCCAGCGCCTTGATTTCAGCTCTGAGCCATGCGCCAGACGCAATCCACCGAGTGGGTGACGATGCCGCAAGTGTTGTATCGATGCAGTCGGTCTTACCTCTTCTAAGGGGCCGTTTACGATCTGGCTTTGTTTTAGCCATGCGTCTTGGGGACAGAGTTACCGGCGTCTTACTTTTAGGCGACCAAGTTTCACGCCGACTCCGCCCTGGTGAGAGAGAGCTATTGGGCCGCGTGGCTAGAAGTTTAGCTTTATCCGTAAACCGTAAGATGGCTTACGAGCTCCTTGCCAACACCCGTTTGATCACAGCCGTGGAATTTGCTGGTGAAGCGATTGAAATTCGCGATGCCCAGGGCCGGCTCGAATACGTGAACCCAGCCTTCGAAAAAATCACGGGTTTTCATGCAGCCGATGTGCTCGGTTCCTTACACACCGATTTTTTGCGCCGAGAGCCTGCAGATATTGCCCAGCAACGAGATCTTAAGACTACGGTTGAGCGGGGCGATGTTTGGCGGGGTAAGTTGGTGGGAGTCTGTGAAAATGGTTCGTTTTGGCACCAAGGTGTCACGGAATCTCCGGTATTTGGCCCCGATGGCCGTATCAGCCACTTCGTTTCGGTAAAACGAGATATCAGTGAGCGTGTCCACGCTGAGCAAGCCGTTCGAACCAACGAAAGAAAACTCTCAGCCACACTCGATAGTATGGGCGACGGGCTCATTGTAACTGATCTCTCTGGTGCAGTGGTTCGTATGAACCCGGCAGCAGAGGAGCTTGCTGGGATGAAGGCAGACGACTGCCGCGGTAAGCAGGTGGTCGAGGCGCTAAATTTTGCCGGGTATCCAAAAACCGAAGAAGAAGCTTCGATTCCGCAAGGCTCCGTGGTTTTGCGAAGCCCACAGGGCGATGAGCGCCCAGTCGTGGTGAGCAGTGCCCCGGTGATTGGCCGAGGAGGTCATGAAGAAGGTCATGTTTTGATGCTTCGGGACGTCTCAAGCCAGCAAGCAGCGATGAATGCGTTGATGCAGAGTCAGCGCGACTTTCGGGAATTGATTGTTCGAAGCCCCGATGGTGTTGCAATCAGCCGAGATGGTTGCTGGGTCTTTGTGAACCCTGCGTTTGCAACTGCCCTTGGCTACTCCAGTGCTCAGGAGCTTGTTGGTACGCCCATGGCTAAAAGCATTTTGCCGGACGATATCGACAAATTCTCGAGGGTTGGCGTGGAGGGAGCCGATGTTGCTGTGGAAGCTCGCTTGATTCGAAAAGATGGTCAGCAGGCTACTTTTGAAATCTCTCCGCCTCGAGACGTGGAGTACGAGGGAAGCACCGCGTGGATTTACTTTGCTCGAGACGTTACGGCCCGAAAAGAAATGGAAAGCCAGCTGATGCTTGCAGACCGCATGGTCAGTGTAGGAACGATGGCCGCCGGTGTTGCCCACGAGGTGAATAACCCGCTGGCTTATGTGATGGCGAACCTAGCTTTTGTTCAAGAAGAGTTTGAAAAAATCAAACTGACGATGCCTCATGACGCGGCTGACAAAATTGAGATGGCATTGGCTGAAAGCTGTGAAGGTGCAGAGCGCGTGCGCTTGATTGTACGTGACTTAAAGCACTTTACCCGCGGCGATGAAGAACGCCTTGAGCCGGTGAATATCCAGGAAGTTCTCAACTCTTCAATCAACGTTGCTTGGAATGAAATTCGACACCGGGGCAATCTGGTGAAGACATTTGAAAAGATTCCCGATGTTTTGGGCAATAAGGCCCGGATGGGGCAGCTTTTCTTAAACTTACTGATTAACGCGGCACAAGCGTTAGATATTGAGCATTCCCAAACGCACGAGATTCATGTTTCGACGAGTATCAGCGATAACAGTATGGTTTTGGTTGTGATTCGCGACAGTGGCCCGGGGATTGAACCTGCCATCCGAGAGCGTATTTTTGATCCCTTCTTCACCACCAAAGCGGTTGGCGAGGGCACGGGGCTGGGCTTGTCGATTTGTCATAATATTGTGACGTCCATGGGCGGGAATATTGGCTTCAATACGCGGGTTCAAAAAGGGACAGAAGTGTGGGTAGAGCTGCCTGCGCATGCGGTTGCGATTCAAGGCGGTGCACGCTTGGCTTCAGATGGAGTGGTTCAGGCCGCCGCCGATGTTCGGGCGCGTATTCTAGTTGCTGATGATGAGCCGCCGGTTGCTCGGGCATTGAAGCGGGCGCTGGCACAACATGACGTTGTGGTGGTCAACAATGGTAAGGATGCGTTGGAAGCTTGGGCCAAAGAGCCGTTTGATGTCATGTTTTGTGACGTGATGATGCCAGGATTGATGGGAATGGATATCTATGAAGCCCTAAAAGAGCGGGGTGATGGTTACCATGAGAGAATTATTTTTATGAGCGGTGGGGCCTTCACGCCCGAAGCCCAGAATTTTCTAACAGCGGTTGAAAACCCGAGCATAGAAAAACCTTTTGACCTCAAGCAGGTTAAATCTCTGGCGCTTGAAGTGGCTTCTCGCCGCTAA
- a CDS encoding sulfatase, translating into MLRVLLFLAVTLGCTFSAQAKDKELMVLVLIDALRPDHMGSYGYTEPTTPELDKLAALSTRYTRVYANAPWTRPSTASFLTGLNASRHRTETSKQKLPKEITTLAQRLKKAGWTTAGFVANGNGGSLAKLQKGFDVFRDPTNTYTKKKRGKTYNGLPTGHFLVEKAFQWLDQDKSDKVFLFLFTVDPHDPYAAPKHLEKQFLKGYKGKITRSPIWEYKNNYPPERRKAIVAVYDASIRYGDEAMGRLVKGLKKRNLFEKSTMMITADHGEGMGEHGFYMHAHQFWDEVVKIPLLVKSPSFTPGKVDERLTQSLDIAKTLAALGGASTKGMPGYHLLKEEAPHVISEYNEHGIHRQAIVGKRYKVIWQKPADEAWYMRAAKKKEYFPSVSFGKEVVRVFDLKADPGETKDLAAQMPAEAAQLLKTLREFVAKSDS; encoded by the coding sequence ATGTTGCGAGTGCTTTTATTTCTAGCAGTAACCCTGGGTTGCACCTTTTCTGCTCAAGCTAAAGATAAAGAATTGATGGTGCTGGTGCTAATCGACGCTCTCAGGCCTGACCATATGGGTTCTTACGGCTATACGGAGCCGACCACCCCAGAGCTTGATAAGCTGGCAGCTCTTTCGACTCGGTACACCCGAGTCTATGCCAATGCACCTTGGACTCGGCCCTCGACCGCCAGTTTTTTAACGGGGCTCAACGCATCCAGACACCGCACGGAAACCAGCAAGCAGAAGCTGCCTAAAGAGATTACAACCTTGGCTCAGCGTTTAAAGAAAGCTGGATGGACCACCGCCGGGTTTGTTGCCAATGGCAATGGTGGCTCTTTGGCTAAGCTGCAAAAAGGCTTCGATGTTTTTCGAGATCCCACCAATACCTATACGAAGAAAAAAAGGGGGAAAACCTATAATGGCTTACCCACCGGCCACTTTTTGGTGGAGAAGGCTTTTCAATGGCTTGACCAGGACAAGTCGGACAAAGTTTTCCTTTTCCTTTTTACAGTTGATCCCCACGACCCCTATGCCGCTCCGAAGCACTTGGAGAAACAATTCCTAAAAGGCTACAAAGGTAAAATCACCAGAAGCCCAATCTGGGAATACAAAAATAATTATCCTCCGGAACGGCGCAAAGCCATTGTTGCCGTGTACGACGCTTCCATTCGTTACGGAGACGAGGCCATGGGCAGATTGGTCAAAGGGCTTAAAAAGCGAAACCTTTTTGAGAAAAGCACCATGATGATCACCGCGGATCATGGTGAGGGGATGGGCGAACACGGCTTCTACATGCATGCGCATCAATTTTGGGATGAAGTCGTTAAAATTCCCCTTTTAGTGAAGTCACCAAGTTTTACCCCGGGTAAAGTAGATGAACGCCTGACCCAGTCTTTGGATATAGCGAAAACGTTGGCGGCTCTGGGAGGAGCGAGCACAAAGGGGATGCCGGGTTATCACCTCCTAAAAGAGGAGGCTCCCCATGTTATCAGTGAGTACAATGAACACGGGATTCATCGTCAGGCGATCGTTGGCAAGCGCTACAAAGTTATTTGGCAAAAGCCTGCGGACGAGGCCTGGTATATGCGCGCAGCGAAGAAAAAAGAGTATTTCCCCTCAGTTTCGTTTGGGAAAGAAGTCGTTCGAGTTTTTGATTTGAAAGCCGATCCAGGTGAAACCAAGGATTTGGCGGCTCAAATGCCTGCGGAAGCTGCCCAATTGCTTAAAACATTGCGCGAATTTGTCGCTAAAAGCGATAGCTAA
- the moaC gene encoding cyclic pyranopterin monophosphate synthase MoaC yields the protein MASSKKSKLTHLNQRGEMHMVDIGQKQVTSRQAVAQSRLRLNKASIEALKNGADKGDVFAAARLAGIMAAKKTSELIPLCHPLGLTRVDVEVELKPPHVEILVVAENAGKTGVEMEAMTAASIAALTVYDMLKAVDRGMTIERVRLIKKTGGKSGEWKRRGR from the coding sequence ATGGCTTCATCGAAAAAGAGTAAACTCACCCACCTCAACCAGCGCGGCGAAATGCACATGGTTGATATAGGGCAAAAACAAGTGACCAGCCGACAAGCCGTCGCTCAGAGCCGCTTGCGTTTGAATAAAGCATCCATTGAGGCACTGAAAAATGGGGCCGATAAGGGTGATGTCTTTGCGGCGGCCCGTTTGGCGGGCATCATGGCGGCGAAAAAGACCTCCGAATTGATTCCTTTGTGTCACCCGCTCGGTCTTACCCGAGTTGATGTAGAAGTTGAACTGAAGCCACCGCACGTGGAGATTTTGGTTGTGGCCGAAAATGCCGGTAAAACTGGCGTTGAAATGGAAGCCATGACTGCGGCGAGCATAGCTGCCCTCACGGTCTACGATATGCTTAAAGCTGTTGATCGGGGCATGACCATCGAGCGAGTTCGTTTGATTAAGAAAACAGGCGGTAAAAGCGGAGAGTGGAAGCGCCGCGGTCGCTAA
- a CDS encoding uroporphyrinogen-III synthase: MPHSPSLPLRGETILLTRPLKSSLNLRDQLLKHGASVVHIPTVKLVALQPELPNLLETPYCALAFSSQNAWNFFLAQLEENDRKLPEKTPRFSIGPATSEAMRPYGPVVEAKTRTGEGLAEAVWNHFGTTPEHPVLFPCSKSAHPTFAAKMAERGIQTHRLELYEPQTCVPGPIPIEVSRPSWVLLTSPSAVEGFVTHLHPIENAKIICMGPTTQKAAEAAGLKITLVPDQPGTEELIEAMINYVPRA; encoded by the coding sequence ATGCCGCACAGCCCATCACTCCCCCTTCGGGGCGAAACCATTTTGCTTACCAGGCCCCTTAAAAGCTCGCTCAACCTTCGCGACCAATTGCTAAAGCACGGCGCCTCGGTTGTTCACATTCCAACGGTCAAGCTCGTTGCCTTACAACCCGAGCTACCTAACTTATTAGAGACCCCTTATTGCGCTCTGGCCTTTTCAAGTCAAAACGCCTGGAACTTCTTTCTTGCTCAACTCGAAGAAAATGACCGAAAACTGCCCGAGAAGACCCCAAGATTTAGTATTGGGCCAGCAACCAGTGAGGCAATGCGCCCCTATGGCCCAGTCGTCGAAGCCAAAACTCGAACCGGGGAAGGACTGGCCGAGGCAGTGTGGAACCACTTTGGCACCACACCAGAACACCCCGTATTGTTTCCTTGCTCAAAAAGTGCACACCCAACGTTTGCCGCGAAGATGGCCGAAAGAGGGATTCAAACCCACCGCCTCGAGCTCTACGAGCCACAAACCTGTGTTCCTGGCCCGATTCCTATTGAAGTGTCTCGCCCCAGCTGGGTTTTGCTAACCAGTCCAAGTGCTGTAGAGGGCTTTGTGACTCACCTGCACCCCATCGAAAACGCAAAAATTATCTGTATGGGACCGACCACTCAGAAAGCCGCTGAAGCGGCGGGCCTTAAAATCACATTGGTACCAGACCAGCCCGGTACCGAAGAACTCATCGAAGCGATGATAAATTACGTCCCCAGAGCTTAG
- the ccsA gene encoding cytochrome c biogenesis protein CcsA, with amino-acid sequence MLGLIDLLTAALPLLYGLTAVNYAVYFMREDPFAERTCSLFLAGTVFVHVGFVVLLSAHFSRVPVATLPEALNLMALSVALTYLYVERIERHRSTGMFILPLVVMLQLASSALLPHSNPEVLPQSHLFESSFFGFHAIAAILGYTAFAVGAVYGLMYVLLYRSLKAKTFGLMFERLPSLDVLSKMMFGATFLGWVFLTVTIGLGVGMSMGQLPEFYLDPKFLSTVAVWIVYGAGVLTWYALSWRGARAVYFSLAGFVFALVAMMGSAFFWRSFHAFLT; translated from the coding sequence ATGCTTGGATTAATTGATCTTTTGACCGCGGCGCTACCGCTTCTTTACGGTTTAACAGCCGTGAATTATGCCGTCTATTTTATGCGTGAAGATCCCTTCGCGGAGCGTACTTGCAGTCTGTTCTTGGCTGGTACCGTTTTTGTCCACGTCGGTTTTGTTGTTTTACTCTCGGCGCATTTTAGCCGGGTTCCCGTGGCAACACTCCCGGAGGCTCTGAACCTCATGGCCTTATCGGTCGCCTTAACTTATCTGTACGTGGAACGCATTGAGCGTCACCGAAGCACGGGTATGTTCATTCTGCCACTGGTCGTTATGCTTCAATTGGCATCATCAGCCCTCTTACCGCATTCCAACCCAGAAGTTTTACCGCAGAGTCACCTTTTCGAGTCTTCGTTTTTCGGCTTCCACGCCATTGCGGCGATTCTTGGGTACACGGCTTTTGCGGTCGGCGCAGTTTACGGCCTGATGTACGTTTTGCTCTACCGTTCGCTTAAAGCGAAAACTTTCGGCCTGATGTTTGAGCGGCTGCCGTCACTTGATGTGCTCAGCAAGATGATGTTCGGCGCCACCTTCTTAGGTTGGGTATTTCTTACGGTCACGATTGGTTTGGGCGTGGGAATGAGCATGGGGCAGCTCCCAGAATTTTATCTCGACCCAAAGTTTCTATCGACTGTTGCGGTGTGGATCGTTTATGGCGCGGGTGTACTAACTTGGTATGCCCTGAGTTGGCGCGGGGCTCGCGCGGTTTATTTTTCGCTGGCAGGCTTTGTTTTTGCGTTGGTTGCAATGATGGGTTCAGCATTTTTTTGGCGCTCTTTTCATGCGTTTTTAACATAA
- a CDS encoding glutamyl-tRNA reductase yields MAGELSIDLNLTGISIHTAPIGVLERCALSADEIKEVYKRLLAHDEVQDALILSTCNRTEVYTTIESGLAGGPLVGNVLRAVTGENRYPATGHIYEKQGRSGIEHLFRVACGLDSQVLGEAQILGQLKAAWESLGAVFSPSTYFNKLVQGAFRVASQSRTDTAIGTGAVSVASAGVHLTSRIFSDFSQLNVLVVGAGETSKLVTQHLMSHNPKSLTIVNRNGARAHELAGSFGGVGFGLEQLEQALGKADIVASAVSVTEPLITTGMVARAFEGRGRRSLAVLDLGLPRNVESTTGDLANVFVQDIESLGRVVDANLSRRRKEVPRVEALIDDEITKLIEWRRSLRAVPVITALKTQVEAFRQAEVVRATKGLSEAEKQAVEIATRAVTNKILHGPMTAIREYGKQAEQEAEALNVIKKLFLNIDEPNSDDEDL; encoded by the coding sequence GTGGCTGGTGAACTTTCAATCGATCTCAACCTAACAGGAATCAGTATTCATACTGCTCCTATTGGTGTGCTTGAGCGCTGCGCATTAAGCGCTGATGAGATCAAAGAAGTATACAAGCGTTTGCTGGCCCATGATGAAGTACAAGATGCTCTGATTCTATCCACCTGCAATCGAACTGAAGTCTATACCACGATCGAGTCGGGTTTGGCGGGAGGCCCGTTGGTGGGCAATGTCTTACGAGCGGTAACCGGCGAGAATCGGTACCCGGCAACTGGTCACATCTATGAGAAGCAAGGTCGTTCTGGGATTGAGCACCTTTTTAGGGTGGCCTGTGGTTTAGACTCCCAAGTACTTGGCGAGGCACAGATTCTTGGGCAGCTTAAGGCAGCCTGGGAGTCCCTAGGCGCTGTCTTCAGCCCGTCCACTTATTTCAACAAGCTCGTTCAAGGAGCTTTTCGTGTAGCCAGTCAAAGCCGAACCGACACAGCGATTGGTACGGGCGCAGTTTCGGTGGCCTCAGCCGGTGTCCATTTAACAAGTCGAATTTTCTCAGACTTTTCACAGCTTAATGTTTTGGTCGTTGGCGCCGGTGAAACGTCGAAACTCGTAACTCAGCATCTTATGTCTCATAACCCCAAGTCATTAACGATTGTGAATCGAAACGGAGCGCGAGCCCATGAGCTCGCTGGGAGCTTTGGGGGAGTGGGCTTTGGTCTTGAGCAGTTGGAACAGGCACTCGGCAAGGCAGATATTGTTGCTTCAGCTGTGAGCGTAACAGAACCATTGATTACGACTGGGATGGTAGCACGGGCTTTTGAGGGCCGCGGGCGGCGCAGTTTAGCGGTTCTTGATCTCGGTTTGCCTCGCAACGTGGAGAGCACTACAGGGGACCTGGCCAATGTTTTCGTTCAAGATATCGAGAGCCTCGGGCGCGTGGTGGACGCCAATTTAAGTCGGCGCCGCAAAGAGGTTCCGAGAGTTGAAGCGCTGATTGATGATGAGATCACAAAGCTTATTGAGTGGAGAAGATCGCTGCGTGCAGTTCCGGTGATCACTGCACTCAAGACCCAAGTAGAAGCTTTTCGACAAGCCGAGGTGGTTCGAGCGACTAAGGGATTGAGTGAAGCTGAAAAGCAAGCCGTGGAAATAGCGACTCGAGCAGTCACAAATAAAATCCTCCACGGCCCAATGACCGCAATTCGTGAATACGGTAAGCAAGCGGAGCAGGAAGCTGAAGCTTTGAATGTGATCAAAAAGCTTTTCTTGAATATAGACGAGCCTAACTCAGACGACGAAGATTTATGA
- a CDS encoding glutaredoxin family protein — MTSNTPKKLFQQFQAQTAKGEELELILYKSDTCFYCHRVLEAVNSLSIPLVLQDTRRDPGARKRLIKLGGKPQVPCLIINGKPLYESSDIVRFFKKVVVTKAGS; from the coding sequence ATGACTTCGAATACGCCCAAAAAGCTCTTCCAACAGTTCCAAGCCCAAACCGCAAAAGGCGAGGAACTCGAATTAATCCTTTATAAATCAGACACTTGCTTTTATTGTCACCGGGTACTTGAGGCGGTAAACAGCCTGAGTATCCCCTTGGTGCTTCAAGACACACGGCGCGATCCTGGGGCCCGTAAGAGATTGATCAAGCTGGGCGGTAAACCTCAGGTCCCTTGTTTGATCATCAACGGTAAACCACTCTACGAATCGTCTGATATTGTTAGGTTTTTTAAAAAGGTTGTCGTGACGAAAGCTGGTTCATAA